A stretch of the Comamonas testosteroni TK102 genome encodes the following:
- a CDS encoding TIGR03757 family integrating conjugative element protein, with product MMRSSLTALVLLLCAHGALAQGSIGPSVTTVEVFANSATVVRPPFRQPGYVLKVYRVDAMAQLEQQLNAGLPKNEADAMAYMRQHEAEIRRRYKDQITNAASGMTLAVQYRLDRLPAIVINRAKVIYGVADVDRAIELFAAAQQRPSR from the coding sequence ATGATGCGGTCCTCCCTCACTGCCCTGGTGCTGCTTCTTTGCGCTCATGGCGCGCTGGCCCAAGGCTCTATCGGCCCTTCGGTGACAACCGTGGAGGTCTTCGCCAATTCGGCCACGGTGGTACGGCCGCCGTTTCGCCAGCCTGGCTACGTGCTCAAGGTCTATCGCGTGGACGCCATGGCTCAGCTTGAGCAGCAGCTCAATGCAGGGCTGCCCAAGAACGAAGCCGACGCCATGGCCTATATGCGTCAGCACGAGGCCGAGATCCGTCGCCGCTACAAGGACCAGATCACCAATGCGGCCTCCGGCATGACGCTGGCCGTCCAGTACCGATTGGACCGGCTCCCGGCCATCGTCATCAATCGCGCCAAGGTCATTTATGGAGTTGCGGATGTGGACCGCGCCATCGAACTGTTCGCCGCGGCTCAGCAGAGGCCTTCCCGATGA
- a CDS encoding TraU family protein, with translation MCAVLTPATTMAGTTTPAIIANTAKAALSCVSYSVEGVCFFLSCGWTGCWIRTSIKISHYVPDVVVSTYNEPLRHPWTDIGTVVATTLTTAGSALTGRLLDSSAGGLDSNSAMANFKGADAIGNPAGMFASMLASGGMFTMPKSIAFPTVSELAKFPSKELPNIGRQWTQVPASIAETVASDAKGLLSSESLLASLGTILKTIEGVKQVMEIAETVQQIQAGIAGLQQLSEILSGSTGGALFCPGGASYFNLHFQSELDAPFWRGIVPVEMIYPQAWVPGLGEIGSGYTQTWGNLYPRTGEIIQSHPVKASAVLAERVASIIYKEAQPHIYSRVQPSGGYRYFNYGEKRKWQMLYPQAWSGCQQFGQNDSLSLTSFGDGATSSDDGYAWNLWQKYTCCRRRGVYLYSVP, from the coding sequence ATGTGCGCTGTGCTCACACCGGCCACCACCATGGCAGGAACCACCACCCCGGCCATCATCGCGAATACGGCCAAGGCGGCCTTGTCTTGTGTGTCGTACTCCGTCGAGGGCGTGTGCTTTTTCTTGAGCTGCGGCTGGACCGGATGCTGGATTCGGACCTCGATCAAGATCTCCCACTATGTGCCAGATGTGGTGGTCAGCACCTACAACGAACCGCTGCGCCACCCTTGGACCGACATCGGCACGGTCGTGGCCACCACGTTGACAACGGCTGGATCTGCACTGACAGGACGGCTGCTGGACTCGTCCGCCGGCGGCCTGGACAGCAACTCAGCCATGGCGAACTTCAAAGGGGCGGATGCCATAGGCAATCCTGCCGGCATGTTTGCCAGCATGCTCGCGTCTGGCGGCATGTTCACAATGCCTAAGTCCATCGCATTTCCCACGGTTAGCGAGTTGGCCAAGTTTCCCTCGAAGGAGCTACCCAATATTGGGCGCCAGTGGACCCAAGTGCCTGCCAGCATTGCAGAAACTGTGGCATCTGATGCCAAGGGTCTGTTGAGCTCGGAATCATTGCTGGCCAGCCTTGGAACGATCCTCAAGACCATCGAGGGCGTGAAGCAGGTGATGGAGATCGCCGAGACCGTGCAGCAGATCCAGGCGGGCATCGCCGGTCTGCAGCAGCTCTCCGAAATTCTCTCGGGCAGCACCGGAGGTGCCCTCTTCTGTCCTGGCGGAGCCAGCTATTTCAACCTGCACTTCCAAAGCGAGCTCGATGCGCCTTTCTGGCGCGGCATCGTGCCTGTGGAAATGATCTATCCGCAGGCCTGGGTACCCGGACTGGGCGAGATCGGCTCAGGCTATACGCAGACCTGGGGCAACCTGTACCCACGTACCGGAGAAATCATCCAGTCGCACCCCGTGAAGGCTTCTGCAGTGCTAGCTGAGCGTGTCGCCTCGATCATCTACAAGGAAGCTCAGCCTCACATCTACTCGCGCGTCCAGCCCTCCGGGGGCTATCGCTACTTCAACTATGGCGAGAAGCGCAAATGGCAGATGTTGTATCCGCAGGCTTGGTCCGGGTGCCAGCAATTCGGCCAGAACGACTCGCTGTCGCTGACTTCGTTCGGGGATGGAGCCACCAGCTCCGATGACGGCTACGCCTGGAACCTTTGGCAAAAGTACACCTGCTGCCGGCGTCGTGGTGTGTATCTCTACTCCGTGCCCTGA
- a CDS encoding integrating conjugative element protein — protein sequence MTIAHSSSLRFKRICAAVTLACVLAPSVVTPAAAQTITSSGLYYRMGGGSPISAAPHRSALSMQLGAGVRANYSCGKFDIGLSWSDLMNSIQNLGATITGAVQAGISALPLYFLQRAQPGLYQLFQNFSQKADLLVSASLKTCEDMEAMIKNGQDPYEEYIALAKGDAWKVKANTGGSVVNAKLDINKNEAGQRAGLPWVFGSRAGGAGTPPIQPIRDLAVAGYNVTINKAANSLSTANYGSSSLASTRLVQAFKTPDDLARWSAEVLGDQKIYMCTQGSDCPSPTITSTATGLAPKFERELDEVLPTMRNMGFSTSSSHADLAKVSAPGMAVSPQLMDAVRKLPTDVRSVAINRLAQEVAVYKTIDKALIARNALISGMSLPEATGAAPVRSEVQTKIDRLTQYINDMMFEFRIRKEMTGETALSIMGNQQQAGAASMDVQGGTRADPAPLVDGRVSTR from the coding sequence ATGACAATCGCACACTCCTCTTCTCTGCGCTTCAAGCGGATCTGCGCGGCCGTGACCTTGGCCTGCGTGCTGGCTCCCTCGGTCGTGACACCTGCGGCCGCCCAGACGATTACCTCGTCGGGTCTCTACTATCGGATGGGCGGGGGCTCGCCGATCAGCGCTGCCCCCCATCGCAGCGCCTTATCGATGCAGTTGGGTGCCGGCGTCCGCGCGAACTATTCCTGCGGGAAGTTTGACATCGGGCTCTCGTGGTCGGATCTCATGAATAGCATCCAGAACCTGGGTGCGACGATTACCGGGGCCGTGCAAGCCGGTATCTCGGCCCTGCCGCTGTATTTCCTCCAGCGCGCGCAGCCAGGCCTCTATCAGCTCTTCCAAAACTTCAGCCAGAAGGCGGATCTGCTGGTCTCTGCATCGCTGAAGACCTGTGAGGACATGGAGGCGATGATCAAGAATGGCCAGGACCCTTATGAGGAGTACATAGCCCTGGCCAAGGGCGATGCCTGGAAGGTCAAGGCCAATACGGGCGGCAGCGTAGTCAATGCCAAGCTCGATATCAACAAGAACGAGGCGGGCCAGCGTGCCGGATTGCCATGGGTATTTGGCAGCCGAGCCGGGGGTGCTGGGACCCCTCCTATCCAGCCAATCCGCGACCTGGCCGTCGCCGGCTACAACGTCACCATCAACAAGGCAGCCAACTCCCTGTCGACGGCGAACTACGGCAGCTCCTCGCTGGCATCGACGCGCCTGGTCCAGGCCTTCAAGACCCCGGACGATCTGGCTCGCTGGAGTGCCGAAGTCCTTGGCGATCAGAAAATCTATATGTGCACCCAAGGCTCCGATTGCCCGAGCCCCACCATCACCTCGACGGCGACCGGCCTGGCCCCGAAATTTGAGCGCGAGCTGGACGAGGTACTGCCCACGATGCGAAATATGGGCTTCAGCACTTCAAGCAGCCATGCCGACCTGGCCAAAGTCAGCGCTCCCGGCATGGCCGTGAGCCCACAGCTGATGGACGCCGTGCGCAAGCTGCCGACTGATGTGCGGTCTGTGGCCATTAACCGCCTGGCCCAGGAGGTTGCGGTCTACAAGACCATCGATAAGGCATTGATCGCGCGTAACGCGCTGATCTCTGGCATGAGCCTGCCCGAGGCCACAGGCGCTGCTCCCGTTAGATCCGAGGTACAGACGAAGATTGACCGCCTGACTCAGTACATCAACGACATGATGTTTGAGTTCCGCATACGGAAAGAAATGACCGGCGAGACAGCTTTGTCGATTATGGGCAACCAGCAGCAAGCCGGGGCCGCGTCGATGGATGTGCAAGGCGGCACGCGTGCAGATCCTGCGCCGTTGGTCGACGGACGTGTGAGCACAAGATGA
- a CDS encoding conjugal transfer protein TraG N-terminal domain-containing protein, with translation MQLDSYLELFTTLYGWAFANLLGEILTGTGLAALPFALIVFSAWHSAKEEGAGFNGVLALIESIQTKLITALLVMALCFATTPLTSLHNINLSYKPERAADGSEPQVVSTQGGTNSGYDRAMADAVNGSFARSGNLSYVPLWWYSVMGLSSGINGAFRAGMTSSERDLRVVADLARMATIEDPALLHDVQRFYSECFVPARSQYFSMDKNQISANGRGILAEGSIYGPTDVDWVGSQFFRTEPGFYDVMRSYNPVPGWSIDFNRDSEYMQGGASDQGFMNPDWGRPTCKQWWEADAATGGVRERLTSNTSTWRSLLQVAQNTITFSSTDEAKDAMAKLAFEKANPTFVSPDKMLGDDYGKGTNAWRTVTGGISTIGVGKQAFESSLGMVPLLNMLPMLQALVLMALYMFLPFIVVISCYDLKVMVIGGLAIFTVKFWAVMWFVARWLDAHLIEAMYPGLSGSALMQEITQSVSSGQPQLYKRMILNTLLALMFIALPFIWSSMMAWVGYRLGFESSTLNKGENLSSNAGKGSSIRLKR, from the coding sequence ATGCAGCTCGATAGCTATCTTGAACTTTTTACGACGCTCTACGGCTGGGCATTCGCCAACCTTCTCGGCGAAATTTTGACCGGAACCGGCCTGGCCGCCCTGCCCTTCGCGCTCATCGTGTTTAGCGCGTGGCATAGCGCTAAAGAAGAAGGCGCAGGGTTTAACGGCGTGCTGGCTCTCATCGAGTCCATACAGACCAAGCTGATTACAGCATTGCTGGTTATGGCCCTGTGCTTCGCCACCACGCCTCTCACCTCGCTGCACAACATCAATCTCAGCTACAAGCCAGAGCGAGCTGCAGATGGTTCTGAGCCTCAGGTCGTGTCGACCCAAGGTGGGACGAACTCGGGCTACGACCGAGCGATGGCCGACGCGGTGAATGGGTCTTTTGCCCGATCGGGAAACCTGTCCTATGTCCCCTTGTGGTGGTACAGCGTCATGGGGCTGTCCTCTGGCATCAATGGCGCTTTTCGGGCGGGTATGACCAGCTCTGAGCGCGATCTGCGCGTCGTAGCAGATCTGGCCAGGATGGCCACAATTGAAGATCCGGCTCTGTTGCACGATGTGCAGCGCTTCTACAGCGAGTGCTTTGTGCCGGCACGGAGCCAGTATTTCTCGATGGACAAGAATCAGATCTCAGCAAATGGCCGAGGCATTCTCGCTGAGGGGAGCATCTATGGCCCTACGGATGTGGACTGGGTGGGCAGCCAGTTTTTCCGAACAGAGCCCGGTTTCTATGACGTGATGCGCTCATATAACCCGGTGCCTGGCTGGAGCATCGACTTCAATCGCGATAGCGAATACATGCAAGGCGGCGCTTCGGATCAGGGCTTTATGAACCCGGACTGGGGGCGCCCAACCTGCAAGCAATGGTGGGAAGCTGACGCTGCTACAGGAGGAGTACGTGAGCGCCTCACCAGCAACACCTCGACATGGCGGAGTCTCTTGCAAGTCGCCCAAAACACTATCACGTTCAGTTCGACAGATGAGGCCAAGGATGCCATGGCAAAGCTCGCTTTTGAGAAGGCCAACCCGACATTTGTTAGTCCTGACAAGATGCTGGGCGACGACTATGGCAAGGGCACGAACGCGTGGCGTACCGTCACAGGGGGGATTAGTACCATCGGGGTGGGTAAACAGGCATTTGAATCCTCACTCGGCATGGTCCCATTGTTGAATATGCTTCCCATGCTCCAAGCACTTGTACTGATGGCGTTGTATATGTTCCTGCCATTTATCGTAGTCATTAGTTGCTACGATTTAAAAGTGATGGTGATTGGTGGATTGGCAATATTCACGGTCAAGTTTTGGGCCGTCATGTGGTTTGTGGCTCGTTGGCTTGACGCTCATTTAATCGAGGCGATGTACCCAGGTTTGAGCGGATCTGCATTGATGCAAGAGATTACGCAAAGCGTGAGCTCAGGTCAGCCGCAGCTATATAAGCGCATGATTCTTAACACGTTATTGGCGCTGATGTTCATTGCGCTTCCATTCATTTGGAGCTCCATGATGGCGTGGGTCGGTTATCGACTTGGGTTTGAAAGTTCAACTCTCAATAAGGGAGAAAATCTTTCTTCCAACGCTGGCAAAGGCTCATCAATTAGACTGAAGCGCTGA
- a CDS encoding error-prone DNA polymerase, producing the protein MENVLPAYTELRCISNFTFLRGASRPEELVERAQELGYSALAITDECSMAGVVRAHVAAKQAGLKLLLGAQFSIQPRDSSEARFTLVVLAQNLNGYGNLCQFITKLRRSSEKGTYRLDLDEIDGKELRDNLVLLCPERCATDPQLAAMGGWALTHFTGRCWIGVDLVRRLDDELWLHRMRELSDLTALPLVAVGDVHMHVRSRKPLQDVLTATRVGKPLTECGYALQRSAERHLRSRLRLAQTFPAELLAQTLRVAERCKFSLDELRYQYPDEVVPAGHSAASYLRQATYEGAGRRWPGGIPEKVQHQIEHELELICELKYEPYFLTVYDIVAFARSRNILCQGRGSAANSVVCYCLGVTEVDPARMSVLFERFISRERNEPPDIDIDFEHQRREEVIQYLYQKYGRDRAALTAAVISYRPRSAIRDVGKALGFELEVVDAIAKGQQWFDGRSIRQERFDELGMDTSSLAVQQLITLTEQLIGFPRHLSQHTGGFVLTRDLLCRMVPVENASMPDRTVIEWDKDDLDAAGLLKVDVLALGMLSAIRRALEFISRRRGFNFSMQDIPAEDKATYDMICRADTVGVFQIESRAQMTMLPRLKPRRFYDLVIEVAIVRPGPIQGGMVHPYLRRRQGIDPVSYPSEALKEALGRTLGVPVFQEQVMQVAMLAAGFTAGEADGLRRAMAAWKRKGGLEKYYDKIVHGMTSRGYEREFAEQIFEQIKGFSEYGFPESHAASFALLVYASCWIKRHEPAAFLAAMLNSQPLGFYSASQLVQDARRHGVEVRPVDVMHSEVDCTIEDIESKPAVRLGLRLISSLRSTSAQRIAQERHRAPFDTAEQLAMRVRLQQHEMKVLAAAGALATLSGHRRQQVWDAAAMHATPELLEVATVDEAFLELPAAPEGEEVLWDFASTGLTLRSHPMHLLRPRLNKYKLKTSRQLRTVVSGERVRTAGIVTLRQQPGTANGTVFVSLEDEEGCTQVIVWRDVRDEQRQVLLGSRLLAVEGRWQRQGQVCNLIAERLADLSHLLGRLTTESREFR; encoded by the coding sequence ATGGAAAACGTCCTGCCTGCCTATACGGAGCTGCGGTGCATCTCCAATTTCACCTTCCTGCGTGGGGCCAGCCGACCGGAGGAGCTCGTAGAGCGTGCTCAGGAGCTCGGCTACAGCGCCCTGGCCATTACAGACGAGTGTTCGATGGCGGGCGTGGTGCGCGCACACGTTGCAGCCAAACAAGCGGGCTTAAAGCTGCTGCTGGGCGCACAGTTCAGCATCCAGCCGCGTGATAGCAGCGAGGCACGATTCACCCTGGTGGTCCTGGCCCAGAATCTCAACGGCTACGGCAACCTGTGCCAGTTCATCACCAAGCTACGCCGCTCTTCCGAAAAAGGGACCTATCGGCTCGATCTCGATGAGATCGACGGGAAGGAGCTTCGAGACAACCTGGTGCTGCTGTGTCCAGAGCGCTGCGCGACCGACCCACAGCTAGCAGCCATGGGCGGCTGGGCTTTGACACATTTCACGGGCCGCTGCTGGATCGGCGTGGATCTGGTGCGCCGGCTGGATGATGAGCTGTGGCTCCATCGCATGCGGGAGCTGTCCGATCTAACCGCATTGCCGCTCGTGGCCGTGGGCGACGTGCACATGCATGTGCGCTCGCGCAAGCCCCTGCAGGACGTGCTGACGGCCACACGCGTCGGCAAGCCGCTCACTGAATGCGGCTATGCGCTCCAGCGCAGCGCGGAGCGGCACTTGCGCAGCCGGTTGCGGCTGGCTCAGACATTCCCCGCCGAGCTGCTGGCTCAAACGCTGAGGGTCGCTGAACGCTGCAAATTCAGTCTGGACGAGCTGCGCTACCAATATCCTGATGAAGTCGTCCCTGCAGGGCACTCGGCAGCCAGCTATTTGCGCCAGGCGACCTACGAAGGGGCAGGGCGGCGCTGGCCAGGCGGTATCCCAGAGAAGGTACAGCACCAGATCGAGCACGAGCTGGAGTTGATCTGCGAGTTGAAGTATGAACCGTACTTCCTCACGGTCTATGACATCGTGGCCTTTGCCCGGTCGCGCAACATCCTCTGTCAAGGCCGGGGCTCTGCAGCCAACAGCGTGGTCTGCTACTGCCTGGGCGTTACGGAGGTAGATCCCGCGCGCATGTCTGTGCTCTTCGAGCGTTTTATCAGCCGGGAGCGCAATGAGCCACCCGATATCGATATCGACTTTGAGCACCAGCGCCGGGAAGAGGTCATTCAGTACCTGTACCAGAAGTACGGCCGCGACCGCGCTGCATTGACGGCTGCCGTCATTTCCTATCGGCCTCGATCCGCCATCCGCGATGTGGGCAAGGCCTTGGGCTTCGAGCTCGAAGTGGTCGACGCCATTGCCAAGGGGCAACAGTGGTTTGACGGCCGCAGCATTCGTCAGGAGCGTTTCGATGAGCTCGGCATGGACACGAGCTCGCTGGCCGTGCAGCAGCTCATCACGTTGACGGAGCAGCTGATCGGCTTCCCACGGCATCTTTCCCAGCACACGGGCGGCTTCGTGCTCACGCGAGATCTGCTGTGCAGGATGGTGCCGGTAGAAAACGCCTCGATGCCGGATCGCACAGTGATCGAATGGGACAAGGATGATTTGGATGCAGCAGGCCTGCTCAAGGTTGATGTGTTGGCCCTGGGTATGCTGTCGGCCATCCGCCGAGCATTGGAGTTCATCAGTCGGCGCCGTGGGTTCAATTTTTCGATGCAGGACATTCCTGCAGAGGACAAGGCTACCTACGACATGATTTGCCGTGCAGACACGGTTGGCGTGTTCCAGATCGAGAGCCGCGCGCAGATGACGATGCTGCCACGCTTAAAACCCAGGCGCTTCTACGACCTGGTGATCGAGGTGGCCATCGTGCGGCCTGGCCCGATTCAGGGCGGCATGGTGCACCCGTATTTGCGCCGACGTCAGGGCATTGACCCCGTGAGCTACCCGAGCGAAGCGCTAAAGGAGGCCTTGGGCCGCACCTTGGGCGTGCCCGTGTTTCAGGAGCAGGTCATGCAGGTGGCCATGCTTGCGGCAGGTTTCACTGCAGGCGAGGCCGATGGTCTGCGCCGAGCCATGGCAGCCTGGAAGCGCAAAGGTGGCCTCGAAAAGTATTACGACAAGATCGTGCACGGCATGACCTCACGCGGCTACGAGCGCGAGTTCGCAGAGCAAATTTTTGAGCAGATCAAAGGTTTCAGCGAATATGGGTTCCCAGAAAGTCACGCGGCCAGCTTCGCTCTGCTGGTCTATGCCAGCTGCTGGATCAAGCGCCATGAGCCTGCCGCATTCCTTGCGGCCATGCTCAACAGTCAGCCGCTGGGGTTCTATTCCGCCAGCCAGCTGGTCCAGGACGCGCGCCGCCACGGCGTCGAAGTACGGCCCGTCGACGTGATGCACAGCGAGGTGGACTGTACGATCGAAGACATCGAATCCAAGCCAGCTGTTCGGCTTGGCCTGCGCCTTATCTCCAGCCTGCGCAGCACCAGCGCGCAGCGTATTGCACAGGAGCGTCATCGAGCACCGTTCGACACCGCTGAGCAACTTGCCATGCGTGTGCGTCTACAGCAACACGAGATGAAGGTTCTAGCCGCTGCAGGTGCCCTGGCCACGCTATCTGGGCACCGTCGCCAACAGGTGTGGGATGCCGCAGCCATGCACGCCACGCCCGAGCTGCTGGAGGTGGCCACCGTTGACGAAGCTTTCCTTGAACTGCCGGCAGCGCCGGAAGGAGAGGAAGTGCTATGGGACTTCGCCTCGACAGGCCTGACGCTGCGCAGTCACCCCATGCACCTTCTGCGGCCGCGGCTGAACAAGTACAAGCTGAAGACTTCCAGGCAGCTGCGCACGGTCGTCAGCGGCGAGCGGGTGCGAACTGCCGGCATCGTGACGCTGAGGCAACAGCCAGGCACGGCCAACGGCACGGTTTTTGTCTCCCTGGAGGACGAAGAAGGCTGCACACAGGTCATTGTGTGGCGCGATGTGCGCGATGAACAGCGCCAGGTGCTACTAGGGTCGCGCCTGCTGGCCGTGGAAGGTCGCTGGCAGCGGCAGGGTCAGGTATGCAATCTGATCGCCGAGCGGCTGGCGGACCTGTCTCACCTACTAGGACGGCTCACAACGGAAAGCAGGGAGTTCAGGTGA
- a CDS encoding Y-family DNA polymerase, with protein MHWAALIPISLPSSASPIDLQSLAVWALQFTPRVAMVEEGVLLEVEASMRLFGGTAALHSLVESGARELGASVAWAPTGLAALALARQGVSDGFHEPLVRLLDQLLLERITAVAKHQPTLARVGCRTLGQVRALPRGGIVRRFDKELLEAMDRAYGLRPEAYAWATVPETFRARLELMCRVDLAPAMLFGARRLLLQMAGWLKARQLGATAFTLRWCHDDMRARDAGTGGELTIRTAEPTQNVEHFARLLGEHLAKVELLAPAGELEILATEVQPIVEESRSLIPEVANRAQSTKLALERIQARLGDGAVRRPQLTADHRLEWTQEWGSTEARRASKSDLVHELPLPSWVLDKPIRLIERANRPIYQGTLQLLLGPDRVEGGWWHRGHEEGNGEEIPLNVQRDYWVARSDHAGLLWIFQARLAGDQTAWFLHGHYA; from the coding sequence ATGCATTGGGCAGCTCTCATACCCATATCGCTTCCAAGCTCCGCATCGCCCATTGATCTACAGTCGTTAGCGGTCTGGGCTTTGCAGTTCACGCCGCGCGTGGCCATGGTCGAAGAGGGCGTACTGCTGGAGGTCGAGGCAAGTATGCGGCTATTCGGCGGTACAGCGGCGTTGCATTCGCTGGTGGAGTCTGGAGCGCGAGAACTCGGAGCCAGCGTTGCATGGGCACCGACAGGCCTGGCAGCGCTTGCGTTGGCACGACAAGGTGTGAGCGATGGGTTCCACGAGCCGTTAGTGCGCCTGCTCGATCAGCTGTTGCTGGAGCGAATCACTGCGGTGGCCAAGCATCAGCCGACCCTGGCGAGGGTTGGATGCAGAACCCTTGGTCAAGTGCGTGCGCTGCCGCGCGGCGGCATCGTACGTCGCTTCGACAAAGAGCTTCTTGAAGCAATGGACCGCGCATATGGCCTACGGCCGGAGGCTTACGCCTGGGCGACAGTGCCTGAGACCTTTCGAGCGCGGCTGGAGCTCATGTGTCGCGTGGATCTGGCACCTGCCATGCTTTTCGGGGCGCGGCGGCTGCTTCTGCAGATGGCAGGCTGGCTCAAAGCTCGTCAGCTGGGAGCTACTGCGTTCACATTGCGGTGGTGTCATGACGACATGCGTGCTCGCGATGCCGGTACCGGAGGTGAACTGACCATCCGTACAGCGGAGCCAACACAGAACGTCGAGCACTTCGCTCGGCTGCTCGGCGAGCATCTGGCCAAGGTCGAGCTGCTCGCACCAGCTGGTGAGCTGGAGATCCTGGCTACCGAGGTGCAGCCCATTGTTGAGGAAAGCCGCTCGCTGATCCCGGAGGTTGCAAATAGAGCTCAATCCACCAAGTTGGCCCTAGAGCGAATCCAGGCACGGCTGGGTGATGGCGCGGTGCGTCGGCCACAGCTGACGGCCGATCACCGTCTCGAATGGACGCAGGAGTGGGGCTCGACCGAAGCTCGCCGAGCTTCCAAGTCCGACCTTGTGCACGAGCTGCCGCTTCCCAGCTGGGTGCTGGACAAGCCCATACGCCTGATAGAGCGCGCCAATCGCCCGATCTATCAAGGGACCCTGCAGCTGCTGCTTGGTCCTGATCGAGTGGAGGGCGGCTGGTGGCATCGTGGCCATGAAGAGGGAAATGGCGAAGAAATCCCACTGAACGTGCAGCGGGACTACTGGGTTGCCCGCAGCGATCATGCAGGTCTGCTCTGGATCTTCCAGGCACGCCTCGCCGGCGACCAAACCGCCTGGTTCCTGCACGGGCACTACGCCTGA
- the imuA gene encoding translesion DNA synthesis-associated protein ImuA: protein MNAATHSITHDPGDYDRWHLPSHLAQAVWRGTEVARSTGRAFPTGFTELNAALPGGGWPTHGLSELLLPQAALCEWRLLGPALPELLADKGSRVYLVAPPKTPLAMGLAQLGLAPEQLVWIDAQGPAERLWATEQLIKSEPDGAVIAWLPQARQDQIRRLQVHAHACDALVFLIRPESALRDASPAPLRLSVSLGQGWDIDVQIRKRRGGAAVEVMHLNAVPGNLNSIIPPRMRNLGIPVPSIPQEVRHALGSSHTHIASKLRIAH from the coding sequence ATGAATGCCGCAACCCACTCCATCACACACGATCCCGGTGACTATGACCGCTGGCATCTGCCGTCGCATCTTGCGCAGGCGGTTTGGCGCGGCACAGAGGTAGCAAGGTCGACCGGCAGAGCTTTCCCTACTGGCTTTACGGAGCTCAATGCCGCGTTGCCCGGTGGAGGCTGGCCGACTCATGGCTTGAGCGAGTTGCTGTTGCCCCAGGCCGCACTGTGTGAATGGCGGTTGCTCGGGCCGGCCTTGCCTGAGCTGCTGGCGGACAAGGGTAGTCGGGTCTATCTGGTTGCTCCTCCGAAGACTCCACTCGCAATGGGCCTTGCTCAGCTCGGTCTAGCTCCAGAGCAACTTGTCTGGATTGATGCCCAGGGGCCGGCTGAACGGTTATGGGCCACAGAGCAACTCATTAAATCTGAGCCAGACGGTGCTGTGATTGCCTGGCTTCCTCAAGCAAGGCAGGACCAGATCCGCCGCCTGCAGGTTCACGCGCATGCATGCGATGCACTAGTGTTCTTGATTCGTCCCGAGTCAGCCCTACGCGACGCCTCGCCGGCACCGCTCCGGCTCTCTGTGTCTCTCGGCCAGGGCTGGGACATTGATGTGCAGATCCGCAAACGCCGGGGTGGTGCTGCCGTCGAAGTAATGCACCTGAATGCTGTTCCAGGCAATCTAAATTCCATCATTCCGCCTCGTATGCGCAACCTTGGCATTCCAGTGCCAAGCATTCCACAGGAGGTGCGCCATGCATTGGGCAGCTCTCATACCCATATCGCTTCCAAGCTCCGCATCGCCCATTGA
- a CDS encoding type II toxin-antitoxin system VapC family toxin: MPVSVLVDTSVWVRHFREADTHLQELLMQDSVLMHSMVHAELACGTPPAPRADTLAALAMLRPSQEASIPETLEFLEQNKLFGKGCGLVDLSLLASTLITPGALLWTADRRLADMATQLNVAYLPPLH, translated from the coding sequence ATGCCCGTGTCCGTCCTAGTCGATACATCAGTGTGGGTGAGACATTTTCGTGAGGCAGACACTCACCTGCAGGAATTGCTTATGCAAGACAGCGTGCTGATGCATTCCATGGTGCATGCAGAGCTGGCCTGTGGTACGCCGCCAGCACCGCGTGCCGACACGCTGGCGGCTCTGGCGATGCTGCGGCCGAGCCAGGAGGCATCAATTCCAGAGACTTTGGAATTTCTGGAGCAGAACAAGCTTTTCGGCAAGGGCTGCGGCTTAGTAGATCTATCGCTGCTTGCCTCTACGCTTATCACTCCTGGCGCCTTACTTTGGACTGCAGATCGACGCCTCGCCGACATGGCCACACAGTTGAACGTGGCCTATCTACCGCCTTTGCATTGA
- a CDS encoding DUF2191 domain-containing protein has protein sequence MRSTFTIDDDVVNRARAVAAPGIAVPELVRLALETFTRVEAGKRLAALGGAAPNMPDVPRRGSEADAEDSR, from the coding sequence ATGAGATCGACTTTCACGATCGATGACGATGTCGTAAACCGCGCACGCGCCGTCGCGGCACCCGGTATTGCTGTGCCGGAACTGGTACGACTCGCACTGGAAACCTTCACACGTGTCGAGGCAGGTAAGCGTTTGGCTGCGCTCGGCGGTGCCGCGCCAAATATGCCCGATGTGCCGCGCCGTGGCAGTGAGGCGGATGCTGAGGACTCACGCTAA